One Williamsia phyllosphaerae genomic window, GTTGCCGACAGATCTCCGTGAGCTCGTCGGCGAGGATGGTGGACGGCGTCACCGGGCGGGGCGGCGCCACGACCCCATCAGGCATGCGCGCCCGCCGACACGGGGGCGGTGAACATGTCGATCCCGGCGCCCTCGCGGTCGTAGGCGATGCAGATCTTCTTGTGGATCTCCAGGGCGTCAGCCAGTTCGTCGGTGGTGACGTCGTTGAGGAAGCGGCACGAACCGATCGGATCGGGGATCGCGGCGCGCAACATGCCGTCGCGGGTCTTGAGGATCGAATTGGTCGCCTCGGTGAGCAGTTCGGCGGTCAGGTACTCACTGTCGAGGGACAGTCCCAGGTCGCTCATCACACCGAGCACGCGGTCGCGGTCGCTCGCCGACAGGTGGCCGCGCTGCGCGGCCAGGGTCGTCGACAGCGCCATGTCGATGTTGATCGCATGACCGTGGAAGAACGGGGCCGGGGGAGTGAGTTCCAGTGTCGGACTCCAGGTGTGGCCGAACGCGATGACGCGGTCGAGGTCGATCTCGTGCAGGTTGGGTGCCTCGAGTTCGAGCATGGTGGCGATCGCCTGGTAGGTGAGGCGGTCGCCGATCTCACGCAGCTCCGGGGTCCCGTCGAGATGTCCGAAGCGGGTGCGCAGCAGATCGGGGCCGTGCTCGTCGAGCATGTCGAAGATCTCGGAGTTGCCGACCACCGAGATCTTGATGAGCTCGGCCATGCCGTTGCGCACCTGATCCTCGGGAAGTGTTGCGAGGAAGGAGAAGTCGAGCAGCACCTTCTGTGATGCGTGGTAGGCGCCGAGGCGGTTCTTGTGCTTGCCGTAGTTGACCGCGACCTTGATCGAGACGCTGGCGTCGATCAGACCGATGAGCGTGGTCGGGATGCGGATGTAGGGGGTGTTGCGGCGGTAGCTCGCGCACGCGTATCCCGCGACGTCGGTGGTGAGGCCGCCGCCGACGACGAGCACGGGCTCGGTACGGACGAGTCCGAAGGAGTCGAACTCACCGACGATCCGCTCGAACGTCTCCAGTGACTTGGCGGTCTCGCGGATCTGGACCGGCACGACGTGCAGGGTGAGGTCGTGATGGGCGAAGTACGCGCGGATCTTCTCCCCGTAGATCTCGTGGACCGACTCGTCGACGACCATCAACGCCCGACCGTAGGGACGGTAGCTGTCGGCGAGTTCGGTGTTGGCGATGTCGAACACGCCGTCGACATAGATCAGGTCGTACTCGATCTTCTCGTAGCCCTCGACGTGAAATGCCTTGTCGGTGGCGGTTACCTGTGCTTGAAGGTTGCTCAACGTGATACTCCTCTGACCGCCGCGTCGATGCGGCAGCGCGAATGTGATGACAGGGGTTCGGTGTGGATCAGCGATGACCGGGGACGGTCGACGTCGACGGTCGGGTCAGACGCCGGCGAGGGCGGTGACGCGACCGGAGTCGAGTGCGCCGACCGACTCGACGGCGGCGCTGAAGTCGCCCTCGGCGGTGTTCTCGTTCGGGAAGGCGATGCATGTGACGCCGGCCGCGGATGCCGCGGCGACGCCTCCCTCGTTGTCCTCGATCGCGACGCAGTCGGCGGCGTTCTCGCTCAACTCGTCGAGGGCGAACGTGTAGGACGCGGCGTCCGGCTTGGGTTCGGACACGCTGGACGAGTCGACGATGATGTCGAAGCTCTCCCTGGTGACGTCCGGTCCCAGCGAGTCGAGGAGCGCAGTGATGTTGTCGGCCGAGGTGGTGGTCACGAACCCGACCTTGACATCACTCTTCTTGGCCGCGGCCAGGGTCTCGACGACACCGGGGCGGGGGGTCAGACCGGCCTCGCCCACCAGCTTCTGGAAGATCTCGGACTTCGTGGCGTGGATGGCGGCCGCGTCGACGTCGACGCCCTTGGACTTCGCGTAGTCGGCGACCCGGTTGGCGCCGCCGTTCGAGGTCAGCATCGAGATGTAGTCGGCGCGCGTCCAGTCCCAGTCGAGGTCGTGTGCGGCGAAGGCCTCGTTGAAAGCGCGTCGCTGCAGCTCGGAGGTGTCGGCGATGGTGCTGATGGATCCGAAAAGAATGGCAGACATGAAGATCCCTTCGTGACGTGGAATCGGCGGGTCCACACCTCGACCTCCGGGTCGCAGTAGACCGGCCCCACAAGAATTCGTCCGGGCGTTGACGCCGCTGGTCTCCAACGCCATCACCTTCGTGCTGTTTTGACAGTACAGTACTGGTCGAACAGTTCAAGAGGTAATTTTTCCGTCCTCCGATCACCCGTGAGGGCGGCCACCGACCCCGAGGAGGACTCGCCCCGATGAGCTCCGGACGAGCCGGCGCAACGGCGGAAGACGCCCGCGTTGCCCGAACCCGTACCGATGTCGCCCGTGCTTCGCTCGACGTGCTGACCAACGACGGATTCGACGAACTGACCCACGCCAGGGTGGCCCGCATCGCGGGTTACTCGAAGACGACGCTCTACACACATTGGCCGTCGCGCGTGGATCTGCTGACCATGGCCCTGAGCGCGCTGGGCGAGTTGCCCCATCACAGCCCGACCGGTGACCTGCGGGCCGATCTCATCGCCGAGCTGCACGCCTTCCGGGTTGCGATCAACGACCTCGGTCTCGACCGTGTGCTGATGGTGTTGGCCCAGTGGGGTGCGACCGTCGACGAGATCGGCCGGATCCGAACGGATCTCGTCACCGACGGCGAACACATCGCGAGACGTCTGCTGTCACAGCTGGCCGAGGGCATCCGCCTCGAGGCGGCGGTGTCGATGCTGTCGGGCGTCGTGGTCTGTCCGACCCTGATGTACGGCTCACCACCCGACGACGCCACCGTCGAGCACGCGATCGACATCCTGCTCGCGGGTCTGCGCGCGTCGTAGACGGTTCGCGTTCGCCGTGCCGCCTTCTCGTCCGGGTGGGACGATCATCGCGTGACCGACACCCAGGATCTCCGTACCGACCGCGACGCCGACGACGTCGACCCGCATGTCGTCGTGTTGTTCGGGGCGATGGGCGACCTCGCCAAACGCAAGCTGCTGCCCGGTCTGTTCCACCTGTCTATGTCGAAGCTGACGCCGGCCATCCGTGTGGTCGGCACCTCGTTGGACGAGATCAGCACCGACGACTTCCGGGCCGCGGCCAAGAAGGCCTGCCTGGAGTTCTCCAGCCGCAGTCTCACGTCGGAGGCGGTCGACGAGTTCCTCGATTCGTTGACCTATGTGTCGCAGGGTGACGGACCCGGCGCGCTCGCGGATGCGGTGACGGCCGCGTCGGACACCATCGGCGGCTCGGCGCGGGTGCTGCACTACCTCAGCGTCCCGCCGAAGGCGGCGATGGCCGTGCTCGAGATGCTCAGCGAGGCCGGTCTCGTCGAGCGCTCGCGCGTCATCATGGAGAAGCCGTTCGGGACCGATCTGGCCAGCGCGAAGAAGCTCAACGCCTCGATCCACCGCTGGTTCGACGAGGAGCAGATCTTCCGTATCGATCATTTCCTGGGCAAGGAGTCGGCCCAGAACATCCTGGCGTTCCGGTTCGCGAACGGTTTGTTCGAGCCGATCTGGAACCGGAACTTCATCAACTACATCCAGATCGACGTCCCGGAGAAGTTGTCACTCGAGGGTCGCGCGGGGTTCTACGAGTCGACCGGCGCCTTCCGCGACATGGTCGTCACCCATCTGTTCCAGATCCTCGCGTTCGTGGCGATGGAGCCGCCGACCGCCTTGGCCCCCGGCCCGATCAGCGAGGAGAAGAACAAGGTCTTCCGGTCGATGAAACCGTTGGACCCGCACGACGTGGTGCGCGGGCAGTACATCGGCTACCGCGAGGAACCGGGCGTCGCGCCCGAGTCGGAGACCGAGACGTTCATCGCGCTCGAATGCGGCATCGACAACTGGCGCTGGGCCGGTGTCCCGTTCTACCTGCGCACCGGGAAATGTCTGGCCGAGGGCCAGCGCATCATCTCGATCGGGTTCCGCGAACCCCCCAAGAGCATGTTCCCGCAGGGATCCGGTGTGGGACAACACGGTCCGGACCACCTGACGTTCGACCTCGCCGACGTCTTCAAGGTGTCGCTGTCGTTCTACGGCAAACGGCCCGGGCCGGGCATGAAGCTCGACAAGCTCAGCCTGCAGTTCGGGATGGGGGAGCACGAACACGCCGGCCTGGTCCTGGAGGCCTACGAGCGGCTGATCCTCGACGCCATGAAGGGTGACCGGACGTTGTACACGACCGCCGAGGGCATCGAGCGACTGTGGGAGGTGTCCGCGCCGCTGCTGGCGGATCCGCCGCCGGTGCGCAGTTACAGCCCGTGGTCGTGGGGACCGAACGCGATCCACCAGCTCATCGCGCCGCACGCCTGGCGGCTACCGTTCGAACGGAGCTGGCGCAACAAGAAGTGACGAGACGTCGACTGGGCGGGTGCGGACGCCGAGTGGGCGGGTGCGGACGCCGAGTGGGCGGGTGCGATGCGGGAAGTGGGTGCCCCCGGTCAGACTCGAACTGACACTGGACGGGTTTTGAATCCGTTGCCTCTGCCAATTGGGCTACGGGGGCGTGCGCGAAGCACAACATTAGATGATCGGCCCGCCCGTTCGGTAACCGGTACTGTGCTCTCCATCGGTTGCCCACCGTGAACAGCGTCGTCGCGACGGGTGCACCGGACTACTCACCGTGGAGGTTCACCCTGTGACATCAGTGTCGTCGACAGAGCCCGTGGGCGATGCCCGCACAACCCACCGTGTGCTGGTCGCCGAGGACGACTCCCTCATCCGCATGGACCTCATCGAGATGCTCCGCGAAGAGGGTTATGACGTCGTCGGTGAGGCCGCGAACGGGCAGGTGGCGGTTGATCTCACCGAGTCGCTGAAGCCCGATCTGGTGATCATGGACATCAAGATGCCGGTCCGCGACGGGATCGACGCAGCCGCGGAGATCGCCGAGAAGCGGTTGGCGCCGGTCGTCATGCTCACCGCGTTCTCGCAGCGCGAGTTCGTCGAGAAGGCACGTGACGCGGGAGCGTTGGCCTACCTCGTGAAGCCGTTCAGCAAGGCCGACCTGGTGCCCGCCATCGAGGTCGCCGTCAGTCGGTACACCGAACTGACCACGCTCGAGGGCGAGGTCGTCGACCTGACCGAACGTCTGGAGACGCGCAAGCTCGTGGAGCGCGCCAAAGGATTGCTAATGACGAGTCAATCATTGAGCGAGCCAGAGGCTTTCAAGTGGATCCAGCGGGCGGCGATGGATCGTCGGACCACGATGAAGACCGTCGCCAACGTCGTGATCGAGACCCTCGACGAGAAGTGAGTCCCCGCAAACGACCCGACCGTCGATCTTTCCGACGGGTGGCCGCCGGGTTTCGTGAACGTAACTCGCGGGCAACACAACCACGCTAGCTTTACCGGGTCGAGGTGCGGTCTCCCAATTCGCGTCTTCCGTTCGCGCCGCCCTCGAATGTCATCTGCGAGGAGAACATTGATGTCGAGTCGCCATCTCATGAGTGGTGCAGTAGTCGTGGCGGTGTCCGTGGTGGCACTGGCCGGGTGTAGTAGCAGCGACAGTGGGGATTCCGGGGGCAGTTCCGGATCGCCGTCGGAGAGCGTCAGCGTCGAGTCCACCCCGGCCCCCTCGGGTCTCGGGCTCTCCCAGAAGCTCAACTGCCCCGGAGGGGTCGAGAAGGCCACCCCGGGCGCGGTCAGCACCGCGCCGTTGAAGGTCGGCACGCTGTTGCCCGCCACCGGCAGCCTCGCCTACCTCGGGCCGCCGGAATTCGCAGGCGTCAAGCTGGCGGTGACCGACATCAACGCCAACGGCGGTGTGCTCGGCCAGCCGGTCCAGGAGATCACCGGAGACTCTGGCGACACCACCACCGACACCGCGAGCGCCACGGTCGACCGCGAGCTCGGTGCGGGTGCGCAGGTCATCGTCGGTGCGGCGTCGTCGTCGGTGTCGCTGAAGGTGCTCGACAAGATCGCCACGGCCGGCGCCGTGATGTTCTCGCCTGCGAACACCTCCGACGAGTTCACCTGCTACAAGGACAAGGGCCAGTACTTCCGCACCGCGCCCGCGGACATCCTGCAGGGTCAGGCCCTCGCCCAGACGATGGCCGAGGACGGCGTCCAGCGAGTCTCGCTGCTGGCGCTCAACGATCCGTACGGCACCGGCCTGGCCGAGCAGGCACAGAAGAACCTCGAGGCCGCCGGTGTCCCGGCCGACCAGATCCAGAAGATCATCTACGACCCCAACGCCCAGTCGTTCAACGCCGAGGTCGACCAGGTGAAGAACTTCAACCCGGACGGCGTCGCGGTCATCGGCTTCGACGAGAGCGCGAAGATCATCACCCGCATGCACGAGGTGGGCATCGGGCCGACGGACGGCAAGTCGGTCTACGGTGTCGACGGCAACATGGGCAACGCCCTCGGTGAGGCCGTCGGTGGCGGACTGCTCAAGGGCATGAAGGGCACCACGCCGTTGACCAACACCGGTGCGGAGTTCCAGGGCCGACTGAAGGAAGCCGACCCCAAGTTGATCGACTACAACTACGCCGGTGAGAGCTACGACGCCACGGTGATCACCGCTCTGGCCGCGGCGCAGGCGAAGTCGACCAACGGGCGCTCGATCGCATCGCAGATCAACTCGGTCACCTCCGGTGGCGAGAAGTGCACCGCGTACAAGCAGTGCCTCGACCTGGTCAACCAGGGCAAGGACATCGACTACGACGGTGTGACCGGAACCCTCGACTTCAACGAGGCCGGCGAGCCGTCCATCGGTTCGTACGGGATCCTGGAGTTCGACGGATCCAACAAGCTGCTCGAGCCGACCCGCAAGTACGTCTCGGTGGCCGGTAAGTAAGCACCAGCTGCAACGAACGAAACCCCGCACTTCCCATGGGAGGTGAGGGGTTTCGTCGTCTGCGGCCCGAACGGGCTGCCGTCGCCTACTTCTCGGAGCTGCCCGCCAGGGTTCCGAGATAGAGCTCGATGATCTTCGGGTCGTTGCGCAGCGTCTCGCCGGTGTCGGTGTAGGCGTTGCGGCCCTGGTCGAGCACATAACCGCGGTCGCAGATCTGCAGACAGCGGCGCGCGTTCTGCTCCACGAGGACGATCGAGACCCCGGTGGCGTTGATCGCCTTGCAGCGGATGAACACCTGGTCCTGGAACATCGGCGACAACCCGGCCGACGGCTCGTCGAGCAGGAGGACCGACGGCTCCATCATCAGCGCCCGGCCCATCGCGACCATCTGGCGCTCGCCGCCCGAGAGCGACCCCGCCTTCATCTTCCGACGCTCGGCGAGCAGTGGGAACAGATCGGCGACGACGGCGAACCGTTCGTTGAACTTCTTGGGCCGCAGGTACATCCCCATCTCGAGGTTCTCCTCGATGGTCAGCGACGGGAAGACGTTCTGGGTCTGCGGGACGTAGCCGACACCGAGTTGGACCAGTCGGTGCGCCTTGGCCGAGGTGATCGCCTCGTCGCGCAGGGTGACCGATCCCTTGCGGATCGGGATCAGGCCGAAGAGTGCCTTGAGCAGCGTCGACTTACCGGCGCCGTTGGGTCCGATGATCCCGACGATCTCGCCGTCGTTCAGGTAGAAGTTGCAGTCCTCGAGGATGTTGATGCCCGGGAGATAGCCGGCGGTGATGTCGTCGGCGCGGATCAGTGCGTCACCCGCGCGCTTCTGGTGCTCGGCCGGGGTGGCGGCCAGCTGTGCAGGTGTGAGCTCGTCGGACGGCGTGGTGGGTGAGTTCTCGGGTGATTCGGTCACCGGGGGTCCTCTCCGGCAGCGGTGTCGGCTGCGTGGCGCCCGGGGACCGCGCCGGGCGCGGCTCCGGTGGGTGGTGGGTCGGACAGGTCGCCGCCGGCGTGCAGCGTCTCCTCGATGGCCTCGTCGACCTCGTGGGCCAGAACGGCGGTCTCGCCCACCGGGTTGCCGTCGGAATCGAATTCCAGGGCCTGGTCGTGGTGTCCGCCGAGATACGCGTCGACGACGGCCTCGTTCTCGCCGAGGCGATCGGGGAGCGACTCGGCGATCACCGACCCCTGCGCCATCACCACGACCCAGTCGCTGATGTCGCGGATCACGTCCATGTCGTGTTCGACGAACACGACGGTCATCCCGTCCTCGCGCAACGACTTGATGTGTTCGAGCAGGCTCTGCGTCAGAGCGGGGTTCACCCCGGCCATCGGCTCGTCGAGCATGACGACCTCGGGCTCGCACATCAGCGCACGGGCCATCTCCAGCAGCTTGCGCTGTCCACCGGACAGCGACCCCGCGTAGTCGTTCGCCTTCTCCTCCAACCGGAACCGGCGGAGCAGCGCGTGGGCCTGCTCGGTGATCTCCTCCTCCTGCTTGCGCCACGTCCAGGGAGCCAGCGCGGCCAGGAAGTGTTCGCCGCGTTGATGCCGGCCGCCTAGGCGGACGTTGTCGAGCACCGACAGCTTCGCCAGCGCGCGGGTGAGCTGGAAGGTGCGCACCATGCCGCGCCGCGAGACCTGGTGGGGGACGAGCTTTCCCAGTGCGTCACCGTTGAGCGACCAGGTGCCGGAGTTCGGCTTGTCGAAACCGGTGATGAGGTTGAAGAACGTGGTCTTGCCCGCACCGTTGGGTCCGATCAGACCGGTGATGGCGCCCCGCTGGATCTCGAGGTGCGCGACGTCGACGGCGGTCAGGCCGCCGAAGCTGCGGGTGATGCCGTCGACGGTGATGATCGGATCGGGTTTCGCCGATCCGGGTGTGGCGTCGATGCCCGCGAAGATGCGGGCGCGTTCGTCCGCGCTGAACGTCTTGAGCTTCGCGGCCGACGGGATGTGCTGGGCGGTGTCGGAGTCACTTGGCATCGAGTTGGACCTCCCGCTTGTTTCCGAGGATTCCCTGGGGTCGGAACACCATCATCAGGGCGATGGCCAGCCCGAGGAGCACATAGCGGACCGCGCCGATCTGCTGCTGGGTGAGGTCGATGTACCCGGCTTCACTCGCCTGTCGGAGCAGGACGTCGGGGATGGACAACAGGAACCAGAACAGCATGGCGCCCAACACCGGTCCGAAGACGGTGGCGGCGCCACCGAGGATCAGCGCGCCATAGGCGAAGAACGTCTGCGCCGTGGAGAAGAAGTCCGGGTTGATCGACTGGGTCTGCACTGCGTTGAACACGCCCGCGAGGCCACCGATACAGCCGCCGATGACGAGCGCCTGCATCTTGTAGAAGTAGGCGTTCTTGCCGACGGAGCGGGCGGCGTCCTCGTCCTCACGAACGGCCTTGAGAACACGGCCCCACGGGCTGCGCACGAGGAGGAACACCATGAGGCACAGCAGGGCGACCAGGCTCCACCCGATCACCATCGACCACAGGTCCGTTCCTTGGAACTTCACGCCGAGAAAGGAGTACTGCTTCCTGTTGTCGAAGGGACTGAGCGAGAAGAACCCGTCCGCGTAACCGAACAGACCGTTGGTGGATCCGGTCACGCTGTCGGTCGAGGTGGATCGAAAGATCAACCGCAGTATCTCCGAGGCCGCGATCGTCACGATGGCGAGGTAGTCCGCGCGCAGCCTCAGGGTGGGCAGACCGAGTACCACCGCCAGCAATCCCGCGGCGAGGATGCCGATGATGGCGCCCGCCCACAGCGGCAGGTCGTACTTGACTGTCATGATGCCGACGCCGTAGCCGCCGAGCAGTGCGAAACCGATCTGCCCGAAGTTCAGCAGGCCGGTGTACCCGAAGTGCAGGTTGAGGCCGATGGCGAGCAGCGCGTAGAAGATCGCCGATGGGCCCACCAGTTGGGCGAGCGAGGTCTGCAGTGCAGAAATGAGATCCACGTTCTCACCCGATCCTTGCGCGTGATCCGAGAATGCCCTGGGGGCGGATCGCCAGGATGACGATCAGCACCACGAGCCCGCCGACGTATTTGAGGTCCGGGTTGACCCAGTAGGTGGAGAGCTGGACGAGCAATCCGACGATCACACAGCCCAGGAGCGCTCCGTACGCGGTTCCCAGGCCGCCGAGGGTGATGCCCGCGAACATCAACAGCAACAGCTTGAATCCCATCTCCCACTGGACCCGCCCCGACAGTTCGGAGAGGGCGAACAAGACACCGCCGAGAGCGGCCAACGCGCCGGCCAGGGCCCAGACGAAGAGGATCACCCGGTCGACGTCGATGCCGGACGAGGCGGCGAGGTCGCGGTTGTCGGCGACCGCTCGCATCGCCTTGCCGATCCGCGTGCGCTGCAACATCGTCGCCACGGCGATCAGGACCACGAGGCTGATGATGATGCAGAAGAGATTGACCGGGGTGATGGCGAACGGACCCGATCCGATCTGCGTCTGCACCTGATAGTCCTTGAACGGCTCGGACCGGTCGGAGAAGAAGATCAGGATCAGGTAGCGCGCGACGAGCGACAACCCGATGGACACCACCAGCTGCGCCACCAGCCCGGATCTCCTCCGTCTGAGCACTCTCCAGATCCCGAGCTCGTTCGCGACACCGATGCCCGCGCCGACGACCACGGCGATCACGGTCGCGAGGACGAGGTTGAGGCCGAGTTTGACGTTGATGGCCCAGGCGATCACCGCGCCGAGGGTGACCAGCTCGCCGTGGGCGAAGTTCGTCAGCCCGGTCGTGCCGAAGATCAGACTCAGTCCCACACCGGTGATGGCGATGATCAGGCCGAACCGGAGTCCGTCGATGGCCAGACGTGTCAGTTTCGACACCGCCGAGACCTCTGTCGACGTCCGCTGCGCCCCGAAGGAGAAGATGACCGGGCGGTCGGTGCCCGCGGTCAACACGACCGGGATCGAACGCGTCTTCTCCTGCACCTCGATGCCCTTGGGCAGGGTCGACTCGTCGATCGCCACGGTGTAGTTGCCGGGGGCGAGGGTGATCGACCAAGCGCCGGTGGAGCTCGAGGTGGACGTGCCGACCTCGGCGCCGGCGTTGTCGGTGGCGACGACCTTCACGTCGGCGACGCGCTCGGTCCCGTTGCGCAGATTGCCGAAGATGCGAACCTCGTCGCCGGGGGCGGCCGAGGCGGTGGCGGGCCCCAGGGAGGCGCCGAGGAGAAGAGCCCCAATCACCCCCAGGAGCGCCGCGGCCAACCATCGGACGGGCGATGTCGGCGAACGCGGGACAAGCCGTGACATCGGCGAGGTACCTCCAGGAGATCGATCGCGGGATGTGGCCGATCAGCGACTGCCGTGACCCTGTTTTGGGACTCTAGTGCCCGATCGGCCACTTGGCCGGGCGAAACCGTTTACCCGCAGTTCAATGTTCCGAGGGCTGTGTCGGCTGTCGGGACGGCTCTCTAGACTCGGTCCGGTGAGCCCTGCCGGAACGTCGACCACCGCCCCCGCCTCCTCCGAGAAGAAAGGCGGGAAGGGCAGCGGCACGTTGATGCTGCTCGACGGCCACTCCCTGGCCTATCGGGCGTTCTTCGCGTTGCCCGCGGAGAACTTCAAGACCGCGTCGGGGCAGACCACCAACGCCGTCTACGGCTTCACGTCGATGCTCATCAACCTGTTGCGCGACGAGCAGCCCTCCCACATCGCCGCGGCGTTCGACGTCTCCCGTCAGACGTTCCGTGCCGAGATGTACCCGGAGTACAAGGCGCAGCGGAGCAAGTCCCCGGACGAGTTCAACGGTCAGGTCGACCTCACGAAGGACGTCCTGGGTGCGATGGGGATCCCCGTGATGGCCATCGAGGGCTACGAGGCCGACGACATCATCGCCACGCTGACCACCCAGGCCCGTGAGCAGGGATACCGCGTGCTCGTGGTGACCGGCGACCGGGACTCGCTGCAACTCGTCGACGACGGCACCACGGTGCTGTACCCGAAGAAAGGGGTGTCGGAGCTGACCCGCTTCACCCCCGAGGAGGTCGACAAGAAGTACGGTCTGACCCCGTCGCAGTACCCGGATTACGCTGCGCTGCGCGGAGATCCGAGCGACAACCTGCCGGGCATCCCGGGTGTGGGGGAGAAGACCGCGGCCAAGTGGATCCGCGAGTACGGCACCCTGGCCGATCTGGTGCACAACGCCGACAAGGTGACGGGCAAGGTCGGTGACGGTCTGCGAGCTCACCTCGCGTCGGTTCAGCTGAACCGCCAGCTCACCGAGCTGGTGCGCGACATGGAGCTCCCGTTCGGCCCGGACGACCTCAAGCTCGCGCCGTGGGATCGCGACCGCATCCACCAGCTGTTCGACGACCTCGAGTTCCGTGTGCTGCGCGACCGCCTGTTCACCACGCTGAGCTCGGTCGAGCCGGAGGCCGAGTCCGGGTTCGACGTGCGCGGACAGGTCCTGGCCGCCGGCGCGGTCGGCGACTGGCTCGACGCTCACGCCCGCACCGGTCGGTGCGCGGTGTCGGTGGTCGGGCCGCGTCTCGTCTTCGGTTCCGACACCGAGGGCATCGCCTTCGCCGCCGAGGACGGTGAGGCCGCCTATCTCGACACCGCGATCATGGACGCCGCCGACGAGACGGCGCTGTCGGAATGGCTCGCCGATGCGCAGTTCCCCAAGGCGGTGCACGAGGCGAAGTGGGCCATCCACGCCCTGCGGGGTCGGGGGTGGCCGATCGCCGGGATCACCAGCGACACCGCGCTCGCCGCCTATCTCGTGCGTCCGGGACAGCGGTCGTTCAACCTCGACGACCTCGCCCTGCGGTACCTGCGTCGCGAGCTCGTCGCCGACGACACCCCGGACGACGGACAGATGTCATTGCTCGACGAGGGCGGTGACGGTGAGCGGGTCGCCGAGGCGCAGATGATCAACGCGCAGGCAGTCCACGAGTTGGCGGCGACGCTCGACACCGAGCTGACCACCATCGACTCACTGGGCCTGCTCACCGAGATGGAACTGCCCCTGCAGATCGTCCTCGCCGACATCGAGGCGTCCGGGATCGGTGTCGACACCGAGCATTTCGGTGAGCTGGAGTCGCAGTTCGCCGCGCGTATACGCAACGCCGCCGACCTCGCCTTCGAGGCCATCGGCGAGCAGATCAACCTCGGATCGCCGAAGCAATTGCAGACGGTGCTCTTCGACAAGCTGGAGATGCCGAAGACCAAGCGCACCAAGACCGGCTACACCACCGACGCCGATGCGCTGCAGAGCCTGTTCGACAAGACCGAGCACCCGTTCCTGGCCCACCTCCTCGACCACCGCGACGCCACGCGCCTCAAGGTCACCGTGGACGGACTGCTCAAATCGGTTGCCGACGACGGACGCATCCACACCACCTTCACGCAGACCATCGCGGCGACCGGTCGGCTGTCCTCGACCGAGCCGAACCTGCAGAACATCCCGGTGCGCACCGACGCCGGCCGCGACATCCGCAAGGGGTTCGTCGTCGGGCAGGGTCCGGACGCGACCCGGTACGAGTCGCTCATGACCGCCGATTACAGCCAGATCGAGATGCGGATCATGGCGCACCTGTCGGAGGACGCCGGGCTTATCGAGGCGTTCAACACCGGTGAGGACCTGCACAGCTTCGTCGGCTCGCGTGCGTTCGGCGTGCCGATCGACGAGGTCACCGCCGACATGCGCCGGCGTGTCAAGGCGATGTCGTACGGACTCGCCTACGGGCTCAGCGCTTTCGGGCTCTCGGCGCAGCTCAAGATCAGCACCGGCGAGGCCAAGGAACAGATGGAGGCGTACTTCTCGCGCTTCGGTGGTGTCCGCGACTATCTCCAGGAGACGGTCGAGGAGGCCCGCCGTAACGAGTACACCTCGACACTGTTCGGGCGTCGTCGCTACCT contains:
- a CDS encoding sedoheptulose 7-phosphate cyclase is translated as MSNLQAQVTATDKAFHVEGYEKIEYDLIYVDGVFDIANTELADSYRPYGRALMVVDESVHEIYGEKIRAYFAHHDLTLHVVPVQIRETAKSLETFERIVGEFDSFGLVRTEPVLVVGGGLTTDVAGYACASYRRNTPYIRIPTTLIGLIDASVSIKVAVNYGKHKNRLGAYHASQKVLLDFSFLATLPEDQVRNGMAELIKISVVGNSEIFDMLDEHGPDLLRTRFGHLDGTPELREIGDRLTYQAIATMLELEAPNLHEIDLDRVIAFGHTWSPTLELTPPAPFFHGHAINIDMALSTTLAAQRGHLSASDRDRVLGVMSDLGLSLDSEYLTAELLTEATNSILKTRDGMLRAAIPDPIGSCRFLNDVTTDELADALEIHKKICIAYDREGAGIDMFTAPVSAGAHA
- a CDS encoding HAD-IA family hydrolase — translated: MSAILFGSISTIADTSELQRRAFNEAFAAHDLDWDWTRADYISMLTSNGGANRVADYAKSKGVDVDAAAIHATKSEIFQKLVGEAGLTPRPGVVETLAAAKKSDVKVGFVTTTSADNITALLDSLGPDVTRESFDIIVDSSSVSEPKPDAASYTFALDELSENAADCVAIEDNEGGVAAASAAGVTCIAFPNENTAEGDFSAAVESVGALDSGRVTALAGV
- a CDS encoding TetR/AcrR family transcriptional regulator, whose amino-acid sequence is MSSGRAGATAEDARVARTRTDVARASLDVLTNDGFDELTHARVARIAGYSKTTLYTHWPSRVDLLTMALSALGELPHHSPTGDLRADLIAELHAFRVAINDLGLDRVLMVLAQWGATVDEIGRIRTDLVTDGEHIARRLLSQLAEGIRLEAAVSMLSGVVVCPTLMYGSPPDDATVEHAIDILLAGLRAS
- the zwf gene encoding glucose-6-phosphate dehydrogenase, which produces MGDLAKRKLLPGLFHLSMSKLTPAIRVVGTSLDEISTDDFRAAAKKACLEFSSRSLTSEAVDEFLDSLTYVSQGDGPGALADAVTAASDTIGGSARVLHYLSVPPKAAMAVLEMLSEAGLVERSRVIMEKPFGTDLASAKKLNASIHRWFDEEQIFRIDHFLGKESAQNILAFRFANGLFEPIWNRNFINYIQIDVPEKLSLEGRAGFYESTGAFRDMVVTHLFQILAFVAMEPPTALAPGPISEEKNKVFRSMKPLDPHDVVRGQYIGYREEPGVAPESETETFIALECGIDNWRWAGVPFYLRTGKCLAEGQRIISIGFREPPKSMFPQGSGVGQHGPDHLTFDLADVFKVSLSFYGKRPGPGMKLDKLSLQFGMGEHEHAGLVLEAYERLILDAMKGDRTLYTTAEGIERLWEVSAPLLADPPPVRSYSPWSWGPNAIHQLIAPHAWRLPFERSWRNKK
- a CDS encoding ANTAR domain-containing response regulator, which translates into the protein MTSVSSTEPVGDARTTHRVLVAEDDSLIRMDLIEMLREEGYDVVGEAANGQVAVDLTESLKPDLVIMDIKMPVRDGIDAAAEIAEKRLAPVVMLTAFSQREFVEKARDAGALAYLVKPFSKADLVPAIEVAVSRYTELTTLEGEVVDLTERLETRKLVERAKGLLMTSQSLSEPEAFKWIQRAAMDRRTTMKTVANVVIETLDEK
- a CDS encoding ABC transporter substrate-binding protein, with protein sequence MSSRHLMSGAVVVAVSVVALAGCSSSDSGDSGGSSGSPSESVSVESTPAPSGLGLSQKLNCPGGVEKATPGAVSTAPLKVGTLLPATGSLAYLGPPEFAGVKLAVTDINANGGVLGQPVQEITGDSGDTTTDTASATVDRELGAGAQVIVGAASSSVSLKVLDKIATAGAVMFSPANTSDEFTCYKDKGQYFRTAPADILQGQALAQTMAEDGVQRVSLLALNDPYGTGLAEQAQKNLEAAGVPADQIQKIIYDPNAQSFNAEVDQVKNFNPDGVAVIGFDESAKIITRMHEVGIGPTDGKSVYGVDGNMGNALGEAVGGGLLKGMKGTTPLTNTGAEFQGRLKEADPKLIDYNYAGESYDATVITALAAAQAKSTNGRSIASQINSVTSGGEKCTAYKQCLDLVNQGKDIDYDGVTGTLDFNEAGEPSIGSYGILEFDGSNKLLEPTRKYVSVAGK